A single genomic interval of Armigeres subalbatus isolate Guangzhou_Male chromosome 1, GZ_Asu_2, whole genome shotgun sequence harbors:
- the LOC134222743 gene encoding cuticle protein-like: MAFKFVSFLALLAVAHAGVLAPAALSAPLGIASPITNVISAAPLLQKTILADPNPQYSFSYAVSDALTGDQKWQQESRNGDLVQGSYSLVDPDGLQRTVDYVADSIQGFNAAVRREPIGVKAIAAQPLLAAPVAKTIISQPALSRTILSQPAISSIASPLAARTIISQPALTSYASPLATSTILSQPGLASLGSPLGARTILSQPAISAYAAPLGARTIISQPGLASIASPLATKAILSQPAYY, translated from the exons ATGGCATTCAAG TTCGTTAGCTTCCTTGCCTTGTTGGCCGTTGCCCACGCCGGAGTTCTTGCCCCAGCTGCGTTGTCAGCTCCTCTAGGCATTGCTTCCCCAATTACCAACGTGATCTCTGCCGCTCCCCTGCTGCAGAAGACCATCCTGGCTGATCCCAACCCACAGTACTCATTCTCCTACGCAGTCTCCGATGCCCTGACCGGTGATCAGAAGTGGCAGCAGGAATCCCGCAACGGAGATCTCGTGCAGGGATCTTACTCACTTGTTGACCCAGACGGCCTCCAGCGTACCGTTGACTACGTTGCTGATTCGATCCAGGGATTCAATGCTGCCGTCCGTCGTGAACCGATTGGTGTCAAGGCTATTGCTGCCCAACCCCTCCTCGCTGCCCCAGTTGCCAAGACCATCATTTCGCAGCCTGCTTTGTCCAGGACCATCCTTTCGCAGCCAGCCATCTCATCTATCGCGTCTCCTCTGGCCGCCCGGACCATCATTTCGCAGCCAGCTTTGACTTCATATGCCTCTCCTTTGGCGACCTCTACCATCCTGTCGCAACCAGGGCTAGCTTCGTTGGGCTCTCCCCTGGGTGCCAGGACTATCCTATCGCAGCCAGCTATTTCCGCTTATGCCGCTCCTTTGGGAGCCCGGACCATCATTTCGCAGCCAGGTTTGGCTTCGATCGCATCTCCCTTGGCCACCAAGGCGATCCTGTCGCAGCCAGCTTACTACTAA
- the LOC134222729 gene encoding cuticle protein-like, with translation MAFKFVTILALVAVAHAGVLAPAAYSSPLAIASPVARVLSAAPVLQKSIIADEYDPNPQYSFSYAVSDALTGDQKWQKESRSGDVVQGTYSLVDPDGLQRTVDYVADPIQGFNAAVRREPLNAPVLAAKSIGQPLLAAPLAKTIISQPALATRTILSQPAISSYAAPLAARTILPQSVLSPLSSQAILSQPLATKSIISQPALTSYASPLASSAILSRPALTSYASPLTSSSILSRPALASYGAPLVSSAILSRPALASYGSPLAAKSILSQPAYY, from the exons ATGGCATTCAAG TTCGTAACCATCCTCGCCCTGGTAGCCGTCGCCCATGCTGGAGTGCTGGCACCAGCTGCATACTCGTCTCCTTTGGCCATTGCTTCTCCAGTTGCCAGAGTGCTGTCTGCCGCTCCAGTTCTGCAGAAATCCATCATCGCTGACGAATACGACCCCAACCCGCAGTACTCTTTCTCCTACGCAGTTTCCGATGCCCTGACCGGCGACCAAAAGTGGCAGAAGGAATCCCGTAGCGGAGATGTCGTACAGGGAACCTACTCGCTCGTCGACCCAGATGGCCTCCAGCGTACCGTTGACTACGTTGCTGATCCGATCCAGGGATTCAATGCTGCTGTCCGTCGTGAACCGCTCAACGCCCCAGTTCTAGCTGCCAAATCCATCGGCCAGCCTCTTTTGGCCGCTCCACTAGCCAAGACCATCATCTCGCAGCCTGCTCTGGCCACCAGAACTATCCTGTCGCAACCAGCCATTTCCTCGTATGCCGCTCCTCTAGCCGCTAGAACCATCCTGCCACAGTCTGTTCTGTCTCCTCTATCCTCCCAGGCTATTCTCTCTCAACCTCTGGCCACCAAGTCTATCATTTCGCAGCCAGCTTTGACTTCGTATGCCTCTCCCCTGGCTTCTTCGGCTATTCTGTCCCGGCCGGCTCTGACTTCTTATGCCTCTCCTTTGACTTCTTCATCCATCCTATCGCGGCCTGCTTTGGCTTCTTACGGCGCTCCACTGGTCTCTTCGGCCATCCTGTCGCGCCCTGCTTTGGCTTCGTATGGCTCTCCTCTGGCTGCCAAATCCATCCTATCTCAACCGGCCTACTACTAA